One genomic region from Apodemus sylvaticus chromosome 1, mApoSyl1.1, whole genome shotgun sequence encodes:
- the Ckm gene encoding creatine kinase M-type, with amino-acid sequence MPFGNTHNKFKLNYKAQEEYPDLSKHNNHMAKVLTPDLYNKLRDKETPSGFTLDDVIQTGVDNPGHPFIMTVGCVAGDEESYTVFKDLFDPIIQDRHGGYKPTDKHKTDLNHENLKGGDDLDPNYVLSSRVRTGRSIKGYTLPPHCSRGERRAVEKLSVEALNSLTGEFKGKYYPLKSMTEQEQQQLIDDHFLFDKPVSPLLLASGMARDWPDARGIWHNDNKSFLVWVNEEDHLRVISMEKGGNMKEVFRRFCVGLQKIEEIFKKAGHPFMWNEHLGYVLTCPSNLGTGLRGGVHVKLANLSKHPKFEEILTRLRLQKRGTGGVDTAAVGAVFDISNADRLGSSEVEQVQLVVDGVKLMVEMEKKLEKGQAIDDMIPAQK; translated from the exons ATGCCGTTCGGCAACACCCACAACAAGTTCAAGCTGAACTACAAGGCGCAGGAGGAGTACCCAGACCTCAGCAAACACAACAATCACATGGCCAAGGTGCTGACCCCTGACCTCTACAATAAGCTCCGAGATAAGGAGACTCCATCTGGCTTCACTCTGGATGATGTAATCCAGACTGGGGTGGACAACCCAG GTCACCCCTTCATCATGACCGTGGGCTGTGTGGCCGGCGATGAGGAGTCCTACACGGTCTTCAAGGACCTGTTCGACCCCATCATCCAGGACCGCCATGGCGGCTACAAACCCACAGACAAGCATAAGACCGACCTCAACCACGAGAACCTCAAG GGTGGAGACGACCTGGACCCCAACTACGTGCTAAGCAGCCGCGTGCGCACCGGCCGCAGCATCAAGGGCTACACTCTGCCCCCGCACTGCTCCCGCGGAGAGCGCCGCGCCGTGGAAAAGCTGTCCGTGGAAG CTCTCAACAGCCTGACGGGCGAGTTCAAAGGCAAGTACTACCCGCTGAAGAGCATGacggagcaggagcagcagcagctcattGACGACCACTTCCTGTTCGACAAGCCTGTGTCCCCGCTGCTGCTCGCCTCGGGCATGGCCCGCGACTGGCCCGACGCCCGTGGCATCTG GCACAACGACAACAAAAGCTTCTTGGTGTGGGTGAATGAGGAGGACCACCTCCGCGTGATCTCCATGGAGAAGGGCGGCAATATGAAGGAGGTTTTCCGCCGCTTCTGCGTGGGCCTGCAGAAG aTTGAGGAGATCTTCAAGAAGGCAGGTCACCCCTTCATGTGGAACGAGCACCTGGGCTATGTGCTCACCTGCCCGTCCAACCTGGGCACCGGGCTGCGCGGAGGCGTGCACGTGAAGCTGGCGAACCTCAGCAAGCACCCCAAGTTTGAGGAGATTCTCACCCGCCTTCGTCTGCAGAAGCGCGGCACAG GTGGCGTGGACACGGCTGCGGTGGGCGCCGTGTTCGACATCTCCAACGCCGATCGGCTGGGCTCATCCGAGGTTGAACAGGTGCAGCTGGTGGTGGATGGCGTGAAGCTCATGGTGGAGATGGAGAAGAAGCTGGAAAAGGGCCAGGCCATCGACGACATGATCCCCGCGCAGAAGTAG
- the Klc3 gene encoding kinesin light chain 3 isoform X1 — protein MPNWSAQVWSTGSTRREERTDSRAAMSVQVAAPGSAGLGPERLNPEELVRQTRQVVQGLEALRAEHHSLAGHLAEALAGPGPVPAVELLEEKQQVVNHSLEAIELGLGEAQVLLALSAHVGVLEAEKQRLRAQARRLAQENTWLREELEETQRRLRASEEAVAQLEEEKSHLQFLGQLRQYDPPEESQRPESPPRRDSLASLFPSEEEEKKGPEAAGAAAAQQGGYEIPARLRTLHNLVIQYAGQGRYEVAVPLCRQALEDLERSSGHCHPDVATMLNILALVYRDQNKYKEATELLHDALQIREQTLGPEHPAVAATLNNLAVLYGKRGRYREAEPLCQRALEIREKVLGADHPDVAKQLNNLALLCQNQGKFEDVERHYARALSIYEALGGPHDPNVAKTKNNLASAYLKQNKYQQAEELYKEILSQEALPAPLGAPQGGTAGDTQQQVLRRSSSFSKLRESIRRGSEKLVSRLRGEGTAGTAGMKRAVSLSVLNTDGPRAARPQLSTRHLSEAARTLSASTQDLSPR, from the exons ATGCCAAACTGGAGTGCTCAAGTTTGGTCCACAGGATCCACAAGGCGGGAGGAGAGAACGGACTCCC GAGCAGCCATGTCTGTGCAGGTGGCAGCCCCGGGAAGCGCGGGGCTGGGCCCAGAGCGCCTGAACCCCGAGGAGCTGGTGCGGCAGACGCGACAGGTTGTACAGGGACTGGAGGCCCTGCGTGCCGAGCACCATAGTTTGGCGGGGCACCTGGCGGAGGCCCTGGCGGGACCGGGACCTGTGCCTGCTGTGGAGCTGCTGGAAGAGAAGCAACAGGTGGTGAACCACTCGCTGGAGGCCATcgagctggggctgggggaggccCAG GTGCTGCTGGCCCTGTCCGCACATGTGGGTGTGCTGGAGgctgagaagcagaggctgcGGGCACAGGCACGGAGGCTAGCTCAAGAGAACACATGGCTTCgagaggagctggaggagacACAGAGGCGACTGCGGGCCAGTGAGGAGGCTGTGGCCcagctggaggaggagaagagccACCTCCAGTTCCTGGGGCAGCTGAGGCAGTATGACCCGCCCGAGGAGAGCCAG AGGCCCGAGTCCCCCCCTCGCAGAGACAGCCTGGCGTCTCTGTTCCCCagtgaagaggaggaaaagaaag GTCCtgaagcagcaggagcagcagcggCGCAGCAGGGCGGCTATGAGATCCCAGCTCGTCTGCGGACGCTGCACAACCTGGTCATCCAGTACGCCGGCCAGGGCCGCTACGAGGTGGCGGTTCCCCTATGTCGCCAGGCTCTGGAGGACCTGGAGCGGAGCTCGGGCCACTGCCACCCTGACGTGGCCACCATGCTCAACATCCTGGCGCTCGTGTACAG GGACCAGAACAAGTACAAGGAAGCCACCGAGCTCCTCCACGATGCCCTGCAGATCCGGGAGCAGACGCTGGGCCCCGAGCACCCTGCA GTGGCTGCCACCCTCAACAACCTGGCTGTCCTCTATGGAAAACGCGGGCGTTACCGGGAGGCAGAGCCCCTCTGCCAGCGCGCTCTGGAGATCCGTGAGAAG GTCCTGGGTGCAGACCACCCTGATGTGGCCAAGCAGCTCAACAACCTGGCCCTGCTGTGCCAGAACCAGGGCAAGTTCGAGGACGTGGAGCGGCACTACGCGCGCGCCCTGAGCATCTACGAGGCCCTAGGGGGCCCGCATGACCCAAATGTGGCCAAGACCAAGAACAACCTG GCCTCAGCATACCTGAAGCAGAACAAGTATCAGCAGGCAGAGGAGCTGTACAAGGAGATCCTCAGCCAGGAGGCACTGCCCGCCCCACTTG GAGCCCCTCAGGGAGGCACAGCCGGTGACACccagcagcag GTCCTGCGCAGGAGCAGTTCCTTCTCTAAGCTCCGCGAGTCCATCCGGCGTGGAAGCGAGAAGCTGGTCTCCCGCCTCCGAGGGGAGGGCACAGCAGGGACTGCCGG GATGAAGAGAGCAGTGTCACTCAGCGTGCTGAACACGGACGGCCCGAGGGCTGCCAGGCCGCAG CTCTCCACCCGGCACCTGAGCGAGGCCGCTCGGACCCTCAGCGCCAGCACACAGGATTTGAGCCCGCGCTAA
- the Klc3 gene encoding kinesin light chain 3 isoform X2 encodes MSVQVAAPGSAGLGPERLNPEELVRQTRQVVQGLEALRAEHHSLAGHLAEALAGPGPVPAVELLEEKQQVVNHSLEAIELGLGEAQVLLALSAHVGVLEAEKQRLRAQARRLAQENTWLREELEETQRRLRASEEAVAQLEEEKSHLQFLGQLRQYDPPEESQRPESPPRRDSLASLFPSEEEEKKGPEAAGAAAAQQGGYEIPARLRTLHNLVIQYAGQGRYEVAVPLCRQALEDLERSSGHCHPDVATMLNILALVYRDQNKYKEATELLHDALQIREQTLGPEHPAVAATLNNLAVLYGKRGRYREAEPLCQRALEIREKVLGADHPDVAKQLNNLALLCQNQGKFEDVERHYARALSIYEALGGPHDPNVAKTKNNLASAYLKQNKYQQAEELYKEILSQEALPAPLGAPQGGTAGDTQQQVLRRSSSFSKLRESIRRGSEKLVSRLRGEGTAGTAGMKRAVSLSVLNTDGPRAARPQLSTRHLSEAARTLSASTQDLSPR; translated from the exons ATGTCTGTGCAGGTGGCAGCCCCGGGAAGCGCGGGGCTGGGCCCAGAGCGCCTGAACCCCGAGGAGCTGGTGCGGCAGACGCGACAGGTTGTACAGGGACTGGAGGCCCTGCGTGCCGAGCACCATAGTTTGGCGGGGCACCTGGCGGAGGCCCTGGCGGGACCGGGACCTGTGCCTGCTGTGGAGCTGCTGGAAGAGAAGCAACAGGTGGTGAACCACTCGCTGGAGGCCATcgagctggggctgggggaggccCAG GTGCTGCTGGCCCTGTCCGCACATGTGGGTGTGCTGGAGgctgagaagcagaggctgcGGGCACAGGCACGGAGGCTAGCTCAAGAGAACACATGGCTTCgagaggagctggaggagacACAGAGGCGACTGCGGGCCAGTGAGGAGGCTGTGGCCcagctggaggaggagaagagccACCTCCAGTTCCTGGGGCAGCTGAGGCAGTATGACCCGCCCGAGGAGAGCCAG AGGCCCGAGTCCCCCCCTCGCAGAGACAGCCTGGCGTCTCTGTTCCCCagtgaagaggaggaaaagaaag GTCCtgaagcagcaggagcagcagcggCGCAGCAGGGCGGCTATGAGATCCCAGCTCGTCTGCGGACGCTGCACAACCTGGTCATCCAGTACGCCGGCCAGGGCCGCTACGAGGTGGCGGTTCCCCTATGTCGCCAGGCTCTGGAGGACCTGGAGCGGAGCTCGGGCCACTGCCACCCTGACGTGGCCACCATGCTCAACATCCTGGCGCTCGTGTACAG GGACCAGAACAAGTACAAGGAAGCCACCGAGCTCCTCCACGATGCCCTGCAGATCCGGGAGCAGACGCTGGGCCCCGAGCACCCTGCA GTGGCTGCCACCCTCAACAACCTGGCTGTCCTCTATGGAAAACGCGGGCGTTACCGGGAGGCAGAGCCCCTCTGCCAGCGCGCTCTGGAGATCCGTGAGAAG GTCCTGGGTGCAGACCACCCTGATGTGGCCAAGCAGCTCAACAACCTGGCCCTGCTGTGCCAGAACCAGGGCAAGTTCGAGGACGTGGAGCGGCACTACGCGCGCGCCCTGAGCATCTACGAGGCCCTAGGGGGCCCGCATGACCCAAATGTGGCCAAGACCAAGAACAACCTG GCCTCAGCATACCTGAAGCAGAACAAGTATCAGCAGGCAGAGGAGCTGTACAAGGAGATCCTCAGCCAGGAGGCACTGCCCGCCCCACTTG GAGCCCCTCAGGGAGGCACAGCCGGTGACACccagcagcag GTCCTGCGCAGGAGCAGTTCCTTCTCTAAGCTCCGCGAGTCCATCCGGCGTGGAAGCGAGAAGCTGGTCTCCCGCCTCCGAGGGGAGGGCACAGCAGGGACTGCCGG GATGAAGAGAGCAGTGTCACTCAGCGTGCTGAACACGGACGGCCCGAGGGCTGCCAGGCCGCAG CTCTCCACCCGGCACCTGAGCGAGGCCGCTCGGACCCTCAGCGCCAGCACACAGGATTTGAGCCCGCGCTAA